Proteins found in one Paenibacillus wynnii genomic segment:
- a CDS encoding CueP family metal-binding protein, whose translation MNKKIWVAATGLVAVGMIGGYLYAGGSDRNEPKANNTVNIKELVQEYTSRTKTAESASITSKELIVTDGNAKSLIYDLPENEFFVSIAPYVDKTHPCATHSLTGCQGEMVEKEFNVTIVDTEGNEVMNETLKSQSNGFIDLWLPRDKTYHITVEHDGKTAESDISTFESNDTCISTMQLMEKKSI comes from the coding sequence GTGAATAAGAAAATATGGGTTGCAGCAACTGGATTGGTTGCCGTTGGGATGATCGGTGGGTATTTATATGCGGGGGGCTCAGATAGAAATGAACCTAAAGCTAATAATACTGTAAACATTAAGGAATTAGTGCAAGAATACACTTCAAGAACCAAGACGGCCGAGTCTGCGTCAATTACATCTAAGGAACTCATTGTGACCGACGGTAACGCAAAATCGTTAATCTACGACTTACCAGAGAACGAGTTTTTTGTTTCTATCGCGCCGTATGTCGACAAAACGCATCCTTGCGCAACCCACAGCTTAACTGGCTGCCAGGGAGAAATGGTTGAGAAGGAGTTCAACGTAACCATCGTAGACACGGAAGGCAACGAGGTCATGAACGAAACATTGAAATCCCAATCCAATGGATTTATTGATCTATGGCTGCCGCGTGACAAAACATACCATATAACGGTTGAGCACGACGGTAAAACAGCGGAGTCTGATATTTCCACATTCGAAAGTAACGACACCTGCATCTCAACCATGCAATTAATGGAGAAGAAGAGCATTTAA
- the hydG gene encoding [FeFe] hydrogenase H-cluster radical SAM maturase HydG, with protein sequence MQKDWESADFINDEEILSSLEEAKVKACDHAYINSILGKARECKGLTHREAAVLLEVTDAEVLEEIYRSSKVIKEKIYGNRIVLFAPLYISNYCVNNCDYCGYKHTNKDFLRRRLRMDELAQEVRVLQELGHKRLVLEAGEDPVNCDIDYVVESIQTIYSVKVDNGSIRRVNVNIAATTVEDYKKLSDAEVGTYILFQETYHRPTYAAMHLQGPKRDYDWHTTAMDRAQMGGLDDVGVGVLYGLYDHKYDTVAMLMHAEHLEERFGVGPHTVSVPRLREAVGVDLETYPHLVKDEDFKKLVAVLRLAVPYAGMILSTREEPSFRDEVIKLGISQVSAGSSTGVGGYMDAKQGTAGQSKEKPQFEVSDLRSPEEIIRGLCQDGYVPSYCTACYREGRTGDRFMRLAKSGQIHNICQPNSLLTFKEYLLDYADEETRILGEEIIRKGLDDIPKEAARKATIDRLRRIENGERDLRF encoded by the coding sequence TTGCAGAAGGACTGGGAATCAGCTGATTTTATCAATGATGAAGAAATCCTCAGTAGTCTGGAAGAGGCTAAAGTGAAGGCGTGCGACCATGCCTATATTAACTCCATACTAGGGAAAGCAAGAGAGTGCAAGGGACTTACTCACCGGGAGGCAGCTGTACTTCTAGAGGTTACAGATGCTGAAGTTTTAGAAGAGATTTACCGATCTTCGAAGGTTATTAAGGAGAAAATCTACGGTAATCGCATTGTGCTTTTCGCTCCGTTATATATCAGTAACTACTGTGTTAATAATTGCGATTACTGCGGATATAAACACACCAATAAAGACTTCCTCCGGCGAAGACTTCGTATGGATGAATTAGCCCAGGAAGTCCGCGTGCTTCAGGAATTGGGTCACAAACGACTTGTCCTAGAAGCCGGAGAGGATCCGGTCAACTGTGACATTGACTATGTAGTCGAATCGATTCAGACGATTTACTCCGTGAAGGTTGACAATGGGAGCATTCGCCGAGTGAACGTAAACATCGCAGCTACAACTGTCGAGGATTACAAGAAGCTTAGTGATGCTGAAGTGGGGACTTATATTTTGTTCCAGGAAACGTACCATAGACCTACCTATGCAGCTATGCATCTTCAAGGACCCAAGCGTGATTACGACTGGCATACCACTGCCATGGATCGCGCTCAGATGGGAGGGCTCGATGATGTTGGTGTAGGAGTTCTATACGGTCTTTATGACCATAAATACGATACGGTGGCTATGTTGATGCACGCTGAACACTTGGAAGAGAGATTTGGCGTAGGGCCTCATACCGTGTCTGTCCCCAGATTACGTGAGGCGGTTGGTGTGGATTTGGAAACGTATCCCCATCTGGTGAAGGATGAAGATTTCAAGAAGTTAGTCGCTGTCCTGCGCTTGGCGGTTCCCTATGCCGGGATGATTCTTTCTACACGCGAAGAGCCATCCTTCCGTGATGAGGTGATCAAGCTGGGGATTTCCCAAGTGAGCGCGGGCTCCAGTACGGGAGTAGGCGGTTACATGGATGCTAAGCAGGGAACCGCTGGTCAGTCCAAGGAGAAACCTCAGTTTGAGGTGAGTGATCTTCGCTCTCCGGAAGAAATTATTCGCGGACTTTGCCAAGATGGATACGTTCCCAGCTATTGTACTGCCTGCTATCGGGAAGGACGGACAGGTGACCGATTCATGAGATTAGCCAAATCCGGTCAAATTCATAATATATGCCAACCGAATTCTCTGTTAACTTTTAAAGAATATTTACTTGATTATGCAGATGAAGAGACCCGTATCCTTGGAGAAGAAATTATTCGTAAAGGACTGGATGATATCCCTAAAGAAGCTGCTAGAAAAGCAACTATTGACCGATTGCGGCGCATCGAGAATGGAGAACGGGATTTACGGTTTTAA
- a CDS encoding aspartate ammonia-lyase, with protein sequence MEEVPDHSRKEQDSLGSMVIPKSAYYGIHTVRAMDNFPVSGRPVNPHLIHSMVTVKKAAALAHMKMNTYQLEIALVIVQACDDILEGQYKEQFTVDALQGGAGTSTNMNVNEVIANRAIELLGGKRGDYSRIHPLDHVNCCQSTNDVYPTALRMAAIGQVRKLSQAFASLQEALQEKEHEFADVLKLGRTELMDALPMMAGQGFGAYAKAVARDRWRLYKVEERLREINIGGTAIGTGINAPVKYTFYITDILQDLTGYGLARSEYPMDPTQNMDVFVEVSGLLKAASVNLLKISNDLRLLASGPTGGFGELELPAVQAGSSIMPGKVNPVMAEMIGLVAMRVIANDSAVTMAAASGQLELNAFMPLIADALLESLEILTRGVRLFEERCIRGISIHEDRCIEMVENSTVLATALVGHIGYEKSAEIAKQARREGKTVRCVLLESKILTDAEVDRILSLYQVTKPGIPGK encoded by the coding sequence ATGGAGGAAGTCCCGGATCATTCGCGCAAAGAACAGGATTCATTAGGATCAATGGTTATACCGAAGTCTGCTTATTACGGTATTCATACGGTGAGGGCTATGGATAATTTCCCTGTAAGCGGCAGACCTGTTAACCCTCATTTGATCCATAGTATGGTTACTGTGAAGAAGGCAGCGGCACTGGCTCATATGAAGATGAATACTTATCAGTTAGAAATAGCTCTAGTGATCGTGCAAGCCTGTGATGATATTCTGGAAGGACAATATAAGGAGCAGTTCACTGTGGATGCATTGCAGGGGGGTGCCGGTACATCTACGAATATGAATGTCAACGAAGTCATTGCTAACCGTGCAATTGAGCTCTTGGGTGGCAAAAGAGGCGACTATTCAAGAATACATCCCCTGGATCACGTCAACTGCTGCCAATCTACTAATGATGTCTATCCCACGGCTCTAAGAATGGCTGCAATTGGTCAGGTTCGAAAGCTCAGTCAAGCTTTCGCATCCTTACAGGAAGCCCTTCAGGAGAAGGAACATGAATTTGCCGATGTCCTCAAGCTGGGGCGTACGGAGCTGATGGATGCCCTGCCGATGATGGCAGGGCAAGGCTTCGGAGCGTACGCCAAAGCGGTAGCGAGAGATCGATGGCGGCTCTACAAGGTTGAGGAGCGGCTACGGGAAATCAATATTGGGGGAACGGCCATTGGAACAGGAATCAATGCGCCCGTAAAATATACGTTTTATATCACCGACATTTTACAAGATTTAACCGGCTATGGTCTGGCGCGGAGCGAATATCCGATGGACCCTACACAGAATATGGATGTTTTCGTTGAGGTATCCGGTCTGCTGAAGGCCGCCTCCGTGAACCTATTGAAGATATCCAATGATTTGCGTCTACTGGCGAGCGGTCCGACAGGAGGCTTCGGGGAGCTTGAATTGCCTGCTGTACAGGCGGGTTCCTCGATTATGCCAGGTAAGGTGAATCCGGTTATGGCTGAGATGATAGGACTTGTTGCCATGCGTGTCATTGCCAATGATTCGGCAGTTACAATGGCGGCTGCAAGTGGACAGCTGGAGCTTAATGCTTTTATGCCTCTGATCGCGGATGCCCTTTTGGAATCCTTAGAGATATTAACTAGGGGAGTACGTCTGTTCGAAGAGCGCTGTATCCGGGGTATAAGCATTCACGAGGATCGGTGTATTGAAATGGTAGAGAACTCAACGGTTCTGGCTACCGCATTAGTAGGCCATATCGGTTACGAGAAAAGTGCAGAGATTGCCAAGCAAGCAAGGCGTGAAGGAAAAACAGTACGCTGTGTGTTGCTAGAGTCAAAGATCCTCACGGATGCTGAGGTCGATAGAATACTGAGTCTCTATCAAGTAACCAAACCTGGCATACCCGGAAAATAA
- a CDS encoding NADH-dependent [FeFe] hydrogenase, group A6 — MLNTINIMIDGIETKVAKGTTILEAARDLDIHIPSLCYLKGVNHSSSCRVCVVEVGPRLIASCTLKAEEGMKIQTNTKKVREARKTSVELLLSDHDRECLSCSRSGGCELQTVSNDLNIRTVTYVGEKSNQEKDYTSPSIYRDASKCILCGRCVGACGTMQTVGAINFAKRGFDTVISTAFGRPLEESTCVNCGQCIMACPVGALTEHENINDVWNALENTSKYVVVQTAPAVRVALGEEFGLPVGTRVTGKMVAALRKLGFDKVFDTNFGADLTIMEEGTELISRLNSGQNLPLMTSCCPGWVKFMEHNFPDRLDNLSTCKSPHEMEGAMVKSYFAKKMGIDPKNIIVVSIMPCTAKKFEGAREELSNESMQDVDWVLTTRELAAMIKEAGIDFVNLKGEAFDSPIGEGSGAAVIFGATGGVAEAALRTVFEITSGKDLETIEYTAVRGMDGIKENVIELPNGQKIRTAVVHGLGNARKLMEAMERGEKTYEFIEVMACVGGCITGGGQPIVDARTSERIDIKAERAKAIYTEDEAQTVRKSHKNPYIKALYDEFLGTPNSHLAHELLHTHYVKRSKF, encoded by the coding sequence ATGTTGAATACGATTAATATTATGATCGATGGGATCGAGACTAAAGTCGCCAAGGGGACAACGATTCTCGAAGCGGCCCGTGATCTCGACATTCATATTCCATCTTTATGTTATTTAAAAGGGGTTAACCATTCTTCCAGCTGCCGTGTATGCGTGGTTGAAGTGGGTCCAAGACTCATTGCTTCCTGCACCTTAAAAGCAGAAGAGGGCATGAAAATCCAAACAAACACTAAGAAAGTTCGGGAGGCTCGGAAAACTTCCGTAGAGCTGTTGCTTTCCGATCATGACCGTGAATGTCTAAGTTGCTCACGAAGCGGCGGATGTGAGTTGCAGACCGTCTCCAATGATCTGAATATCCGAACAGTTACCTATGTTGGTGAAAAATCCAATCAGGAGAAGGACTATACTTCCCCATCTATCTACCGGGACGCATCCAAATGTATTCTTTGCGGCCGCTGCGTTGGAGCTTGTGGAACGATGCAAACCGTAGGTGCCATCAATTTCGCTAAACGTGGATTTGATACGGTAATTTCTACAGCATTCGGTCGACCGCTTGAGGAATCCACATGCGTCAATTGTGGACAGTGTATTATGGCTTGTCCCGTAGGTGCACTTACCGAGCATGAGAATATCAACGATGTCTGGAATGCGCTCGAGAATACAAGCAAATATGTGGTTGTTCAGACAGCACCTGCTGTACGTGTTGCACTGGGAGAAGAATTTGGCCTACCTGTTGGGACTCGTGTAACCGGTAAAATGGTTGCAGCCTTACGAAAGCTGGGCTTCGATAAAGTGTTCGACACTAATTTTGGTGCCGACCTGACGATTATGGAAGAAGGTACGGAGCTAATCTCTCGCCTGAACAGCGGTCAAAACCTGCCGCTTATGACCTCCTGCTGCCCAGGCTGGGTTAAATTTATGGAGCATAATTTCCCGGACAGACTCGATAACCTGTCTACCTGTAAATCACCGCATGAAATGGAAGGTGCAATGGTTAAATCCTACTTCGCCAAGAAAATGGGGATTGATCCGAAGAACATTATCGTCGTCTCAATCATGCCTTGTACCGCGAAAAAGTTCGAAGGTGCCCGCGAAGAACTTTCCAACGAAAGCATGCAAGATGTCGATTGGGTACTGACGACCCGCGAACTTGCTGCAATGATCAAAGAAGCCGGAATCGACTTTGTGAACCTAAAGGGTGAAGCGTTCGATAGTCCAATTGGCGAAGGTTCAGGGGCAGCCGTTATATTCGGAGCAACCGGTGGTGTAGCAGAAGCCGCACTACGTACTGTGTTCGAAATAACCTCCGGTAAGGATTTGGAAACCATTGAGTACACTGCTGTTCGAGGAATGGACGGCATTAAAGAAAATGTCATCGAGCTGCCTAACGGCCAGAAGATTCGTACGGCGGTTGTTCATGGTCTCGGAAATGCCCGTAAGCTAATGGAAGCCATGGAACGCGGAGAAAAAACCTATGAGTTCATTGAAGTTATGGCCTGTGTTGGCGGTTGCATTACGGGCGGTGGTCAGCCAATTGTCGATGCAAGAACATCCGAACGAATCGATATTAAGGCTGAACGCGCAAAAGCGATCTACACGGAAGATGAAGCACAAACGGTTCGTAAATCTCATAAGAATCCTTATATCAAAGCTCTTTATGATGAATTTCTGGGTACGCCTAACAGCCACCTGGCACACGAACTGCTGCACACTCATTATGTGAAGCGTTCCAAGTTTTAG
- the hydF gene encoding [FeFe] hydrogenase H-cluster maturation GTPase HydF, whose amino-acid sequence MSVNDTPRSSRLHIAIFGRRNAGKSSIINAVTRQDIAVVSPVKGTTTDPVYKSMELLPLGPVVFIDTAGLDDDGELGELRKKKTLEVLNKTDVAIIVIDAVCGVTSFDLQIAEIVQRKAIPTLGILNKIDLLEPQAGDLDALVKSTEEELGVKVVPVSAVGQLGITPLKKALIAAVPNEDDKFLIVGDLISPGDMVVLVVPIDKAAPKGRLILPQQQTIRDILESDAIAVVTKEYELKETLESLGKKPRLVITDSQVFLKVAADTPKDIPLTSFSILFARNKGDLEEMVRGARAIDRLQDGDKVLIAESCTHHQQPDDIGRVKIPRWIRQATGKHIEFDFANGMAFPDNVKDYSLIVHCGGCMMNRRQMLWRVEQAVQAGVPIVNYGVAIAHVQGILERAMSPFPLARLAWEESLPE is encoded by the coding sequence GTGAGTGTGAATGATACCCCCCGCTCAAGTCGCTTGCACATCGCCATATTCGGCAGGCGCAACGCAGGCAAATCAAGCATTATTAACGCAGTAACCCGACAGGATATCGCTGTTGTGTCCCCGGTTAAAGGGACAACGACTGATCCCGTATATAAATCCATGGAACTACTTCCACTGGGGCCGGTGGTGTTTATTGATACGGCAGGTTTGGATGATGACGGCGAGCTTGGAGAGTTGCGGAAGAAGAAGACACTAGAAGTATTGAACAAAACCGATGTGGCCATCATTGTCATTGATGCCGTATGCGGTGTGACCTCCTTTGACCTGCAAATTGCTGAGATCGTTCAACGTAAGGCTATCCCAACCCTTGGTATTTTGAATAAGATAGATTTGTTAGAACCACAGGCTGGTGACCTTGATGCTCTTGTAAAAAGCACCGAAGAGGAACTGGGGGTAAAGGTGGTTCCTGTATCTGCAGTTGGACAGCTCGGAATTACTCCACTTAAGAAAGCCCTGATCGCCGCTGTACCCAACGAGGATGATAAATTTCTCATCGTCGGAGATCTGATCTCACCAGGTGATATGGTCGTACTCGTGGTACCTATTGATAAAGCGGCACCGAAAGGGAGATTGATTCTTCCGCAGCAGCAGACCATTCGTGACATTCTGGAGAGTGACGCGATTGCTGTTGTTACTAAAGAATATGAGTTGAAAGAAACTTTGGAGAGCCTTGGGAAGAAGCCAAGACTAGTGATTACAGATTCACAGGTGTTCCTGAAGGTTGCGGCCGATACGCCAAAAGACATTCCGCTGACCTCCTTCTCAATCCTATTCGCCCGGAACAAGGGGGATCTAGAGGAGATGGTTAGGGGAGCCCGTGCTATCGACCGACTTCAGGACGGAGACAAAGTGTTAATCGCCGAATCCTGTACACATCACCAGCAGCCCGATGATATCGGTAGAGTTAAAATTCCGCGCTGGATCCGTCAGGCCACAGGTAAACATATTGAATTCGACTTTGCGAATGGAATGGCATTTCCAGATAACGTGAAGGATTACTCGCTTATTGTGCATTGCGGCGGCTGTATGATGAATCGCAGACAGATGCTTTGGCGGGTGGAGCAAGCTGTTCAGGCTGGAGTTCCCATCGTCAATTATGGTGTAGCTATCGCCCATGTCCAGGGTATTTTGGAGAGAGCCATGTCCCCGTTTCCGCTGGCCCGTCTGGCTTGGGAAGAAAGTTTGCCGGAGTAA
- a CDS encoding MFS transporter, producing the protein MKTKQVMEGKRISSWITFLLASACGLIVANLYYAQTLLGPISADTGLSSAAAGLIVTLTQIGYVIGLLFIVPLSDIIENRSLAVGSLLVVICALIAAALAPSTPIFLTASLFIGLGSVVAQILVPYATYLAPEEARGRVVGNVMSGLLLGIMFARPVASFITSFWGWQSVFALSAIIISLLTLLLWRILPKRKPAPTMNYSQLIVSLGTFLKQTPILRRRAIYQASLFAAFSLFWTAVPLRLANDFDMSQQGIALFALAGVGGAIAAPIAGRLADKGWTRLLTGLAMVIAFLSFLLSYLFQSHSTLALALLVLAAIMLDMAVSGNLVLGQRAIYSLGSEARGRLNGLFMSIFFIGGAVGSSLGGWSYAHGGWNSTSLIGMVLPLIALIYYFTEKRTATHKSPLDNGSAQAL; encoded by the coding sequence ATGAAAACGAAACAAGTCATGGAAGGTAAACGCATTTCAAGTTGGATTACGTTTCTATTAGCATCCGCATGCGGTCTTATCGTAGCCAACCTTTATTATGCTCAAACCCTATTGGGACCTATCAGTGCTGATACAGGCCTCTCTTCGGCAGCAGCAGGGTTAATTGTTACTCTAACTCAAATCGGCTATGTTATAGGGTTGCTGTTTATCGTACCGCTAAGTGACATTATAGAGAATCGGAGTCTCGCGGTAGGATCGCTATTGGTTGTGATTTGTGCATTGATTGCAGCAGCATTGGCGCCAAGTACGCCCATATTCCTGACTGCATCCCTATTCATTGGGTTAGGATCTGTGGTTGCCCAAATCCTGGTACCCTATGCTACTTATTTAGCCCCTGAAGAAGCGCGCGGCCGCGTGGTGGGAAACGTAATGAGCGGCCTCTTACTCGGAATTATGTTTGCTCGGCCGGTGGCAAGCTTTATCACCAGCTTTTGGGGGTGGCAATCCGTATTTGCATTATCGGCAATTATTATCTCTCTATTGACGCTTCTTCTGTGGCGAATTTTGCCTAAACGTAAACCAGCGCCTACGATGAATTACAGTCAATTAATAGTCTCATTAGGGACTTTTTTAAAACAAACACCAATATTACGCCGTCGGGCCATCTATCAAGCCAGTCTATTCGCAGCCTTTAGCCTTTTTTGGACAGCTGTCCCTTTAAGATTGGCAAATGATTTCGATATGTCTCAGCAAGGCATCGCCTTATTTGCACTAGCAGGTGTTGGCGGTGCAATAGCTGCACCGATAGCGGGAAGGCTGGCGGATAAAGGTTGGACCCGACTATTGACGGGACTTGCAATGGTGATTGCCTTCTTGTCTTTTTTATTGTCCTATCTCTTTCAAAGCCATTCAACACTAGCTCTCGCCCTACTCGTTCTTGCCGCTATTATGCTGGATATGGCCGTATCAGGAAATCTTGTACTTGGACAGCGTGCGATTTATTCATTGGGGAGTGAAGCAAGAGGACGTTTGAACGGGCTCTTCATGTCCATTTTCTTCATCGGGGGAGCCGTTGGTTCATCTTTAGGCGGCTGGTCTTATGCCCATGGAGGCTGGAATTCCACTTCTCTGATTGGAATGGTCTTACCGCTTATAGCTTTAATTTACTATTTTACAGAGAAAAGAACCGCTACCCATAAGTCTCCTCTGGATAACGGTTCTGCCCAAGCACTATGA
- the hydF gene encoding [FeFe] hydrogenase H-cluster maturation GTPase HydF, translating into MQSTPQSNKMHIAVFGRRNAGKSTLINTLTGETALIVSDVPGSTTDPIFQSYNMDKVGPVIIVDTAGIDDDSDLGQFRVQKTREVMDLTDLGVLIFSDESNDYKLEKEWYHELAKRNIPVIGVINKVDDHYVDIDSLKRELNMPIVKISAKKNVNLGSLRHAIRVYAPVEYERNSIVGDLVKPGDMVVMVMPDKIPAPKYRLISSKQQILRDLLDHHVMVLSITEAELPTMLMQLKGLPDLVITDSQVFDIVNEFIPAEVPLTTFAILMARFKGDLDTFVAGAETIPSLKPGDKVLLSEACIHHPHNGEIDRVLVNAKLQEIAGGGLDITTSVGPDFPVNISEYKLIVHCGGCIFNRKQLMIRLLRSGEQGVPITNYGIAFAYFNGILPRVLEVLQVKS; encoded by the coding sequence ATGCAGTCAACACCACAATCCAATAAAATGCATATTGCTGTATTTGGTAGAAGAAATGCCGGAAAATCAACTCTGATTAACACTCTCACCGGGGAAACTGCTTTAATTGTCAGTGATGTGCCAGGATCAACAACAGATCCTATATTTCAATCTTATAATATGGATAAAGTGGGTCCGGTCATTATTGTGGATACAGCTGGAATCGATGACGATAGTGATCTGGGCCAGTTCCGTGTTCAAAAGACTAGGGAAGTAATGGATTTAACCGATTTGGGTGTTCTTATTTTTTCGGATGAGTCCAATGACTACAAGCTAGAAAAGGAATGGTACCATGAACTGGCAAAACGGAATATTCCAGTTATCGGGGTCATCAACAAAGTCGATGATCATTATGTAGATATCGATTCATTAAAGAGAGAACTAAATATGCCTATCGTCAAAATAAGCGCGAAGAAAAATGTCAATCTTGGAAGTTTACGTCACGCCATACGTGTATATGCTCCTGTGGAGTATGAACGAAACAGTATTGTCGGAGATCTGGTCAAACCAGGAGATATGGTCGTTATGGTGATGCCTGATAAGATCCCTGCTCCCAAATATCGTCTAATTTCATCCAAACAGCAAATTCTTCGAGATCTGCTCGATCATCACGTAATGGTGTTGTCTATTACGGAAGCAGAACTGCCAACAATGCTCATGCAATTAAAAGGTTTACCCGATCTTGTGATCACAGATTCTCAGGTTTTTGACATTGTGAATGAATTTATTCCCGCTGAAGTGCCATTAACCACTTTTGCGATCCTTATGGCTCGTTTCAAAGGGGATTTGGATACCTTCGTGGCAGGTGCGGAGACCATACCAAGTCTGAAGCCTGGAGACAAGGTTCTGCTATCTGAGGCCTGTATCCATCACCCGCATAACGGGGAGATCGACCGTGTGTTGGTCAATGCCAAGCTTCAGGAAATCGCCGGCGGTGGTCTGGATATCACAACAAGTGTGGGTCCTGATTTCCCGGTTAATATCTCCGAGTATAAGCTGATTGTTCACTGCGGCGGTTGTATATTTAATCGTAAACAATTGATGATTCGGCTTCTGAGATCAGGAGAGCAAGGGGTGCCAATAACTAACTATGGTATTGCTTTCGCTTATTTTAATGGGATTTTACCGCGTGTGCTAGAAGTCCTGCAAGTGAAGTCTTAA
- a CDS encoding TetR/AcrR family transcriptional regulator → MTAKRGRPRNIETQNSILSSSYDLLLEKGFGAITVEKIAERAGVSKATIYKWWPNKSAVVMDGFLSAASARLPVPDTGSVFNDVLIHATNLVRFLTSREGKIITELIGEGQFDLGLAEAYRTRYFNPRRLEARDLLEQGAQRGELRENLDIELSIDLIYGPIFYRLLLTGEKLDDAYVQCLVTTAFEGIKSDVKEKRGCLQGE, encoded by the coding sequence GTGACTGCTAAAAGAGGACGACCGCGTAATATTGAAACTCAAAACTCTATCCTTTCTTCTTCCTATGACTTATTGTTGGAGAAAGGCTTTGGAGCGATCACTGTAGAGAAAATTGCAGAGCGTGCAGGAGTTAGTAAAGCTACCATTTATAAATGGTGGCCTAACAAGTCTGCCGTTGTCATGGATGGTTTCCTGTCTGCTGCTTCGGCAAGATTACCGGTACCCGATACGGGCTCAGTTTTCAATGATGTACTTATTCATGCGACGAATTTAGTCCGATTCTTGACAAGTCGAGAGGGTAAAATTATTACGGAGTTAATAGGCGAAGGGCAATTTGATTTAGGACTTGCTGAGGCATACCGGACTAGATACTTTAACCCACGTCGACTCGAGGCCCGGGATCTTTTGGAACAGGGGGCTCAGCGTGGGGAATTGCGGGAAAATCTGGATATTGAATTAAGTATTGATCTCATATATGGGCCGATTTTTTATAGATTGTTATTAACCGGTGAGAAATTGGATGATGCCTATGTGCAGTGTTTGGTAACTACAGCCTTTGAAGGAATTAAATCAGACGTGAAAGAGAAAAGGGGATGTCTGCAAGGTGAATAA